In Sediminispirochaeta bajacaliforniensis DSM 16054, the following proteins share a genomic window:
- a CDS encoding Mu-like prophage major head subunit gpT family protein: MIITNETLSSLRTMVRGEFQSRLTGLKTQALYKTLVTIIQSNSSSNTYGWLGKFPQMIEWVGERVIKDMKEMAYELFNKKYEATLGIDRADIEDDNLGIYRTLSQSYADEFVSFCNRKVFALLSGGFEGLCYDGQPFFDAEHPVYPNTDGTGTAESVSNIQGDVAATGTPWFLVNLSGVLKPFILQERIAPEMESITDTKNDHVFMNDEYLYGIRYRGNFGYGFWQQAVASKETLNAENYKAAVAKMKAFKRDGGDKLGIVPTHLVVGSSLESAGREVVEKENLTGGESNINYHTTELVVSPWME; encoded by the coding sequence ATGATTATAACAAACGAAACTCTCTCTTCGTTGCGCACGATGGTGCGCGGCGAATTTCAGAGTCGTCTCACTGGGTTGAAAACTCAGGCACTTTACAAAACGCTGGTGACAATCATTCAGTCAAACTCTTCGAGTAACACCTACGGTTGGCTTGGCAAATTCCCTCAAATGATCGAATGGGTTGGCGAACGGGTCATTAAAGATATGAAAGAAATGGCCTATGAACTGTTTAATAAGAAGTACGAGGCGACCTTAGGCATTGACCGGGCCGATATTGAGGATGATAACCTCGGCATCTACAGGACCCTTTCTCAGTCCTATGCAGATGAGTTTGTTTCGTTCTGCAATAGGAAAGTTTTTGCATTGCTTTCTGGTGGCTTCGAAGGATTGTGTTACGACGGCCAACCTTTTTTCGATGCCGAGCATCCGGTATATCCCAATACCGACGGTACCGGAACGGCAGAATCGGTATCGAATATTCAGGGAGATGTGGCAGCAACCGGGACACCGTGGTTTCTTGTTAATCTATCCGGAGTCCTGAAGCCCTTCATCCTGCAGGAACGCATTGCTCCTGAAATGGAATCCATAACCGACACAAAAAACGATCATGTATTTATGAACGATGAATACCTTTACGGTATTCGTTACCGTGGCAACTTCGGCTATGGATTCTGGCAACAGGCGGTAGCCAGCAAGGAAACCCTGAATGCTGAGAACTACAAGGCTGCCGTGGCAAAAATGAAGGCCTTTAAGCGTGACGGTGGTGACAAATTGGGAATTGTCCCAACACATCTTGTCGTAGGATCATCTCTGGAATCCGCAGGCCGGGAGGTTGTAGAGAAAGAGAACCTGACAGGCGGTGAATCAAATATTAACTACCATACGACCGAGCTGGTTGTTTCTCCCTGGATGGAGTAA
- a CDS encoding phage virion morphogenesis protein: MAAAAVSFDVRDIEKLADRLSSLNLDGGNRRALLMALGTELEAQTVERFETKKAPDGTPWKALNERYQSYLAEKFPYARPQLVVSGELRDTIESQVGSWNVLAGATKIYAARQNFGYENKTSARQFVGIGPQDETDLLGILEDFIEQRIIEAAS; this comes from the coding sequence ATGGCTGCCGCTGCCGTATCTTTCGATGTTAGGGATATTGAAAAACTTGCAGACCGATTGTCGAGCCTGAACCTTGACGGAGGAAATCGGCGCGCTCTGTTAATGGCCTTGGGAACGGAACTTGAAGCTCAAACAGTGGAGCGATTTGAAACCAAAAAAGCACCCGATGGAACACCATGGAAAGCGTTAAATGAGCGATACCAGTCGTATCTTGCAGAAAAGTTTCCATATGCCCGTCCTCAATTGGTTGTTTCAGGCGAACTACGAGATACTATCGAATCCCAGGTTGGAAGCTGGAACGTTCTGGCGGGAGCAACAAAGATCTATGCTGCCCGGCAAAATTTCGGATACGAGAATAAAACTTCGGCCCGGCAGTTCGTAGGCATTGGGCCCCAGGATGAAACCGATTTGCTTGGCATTCTGGAAGACTTTATAGAACAGAGGATCATCGAGGCCGCATCATGA
- a CDS encoding Mor transcription activator family protein, whose product MSFESEYSLVAEMIDLCSGSVLDRSIAVEAIRLLCKWYGGQLLSMPKSPEAETAKEIRGVLADAIGDSDADKIMESLTTFFGGSQLYIPMEARAFRDDIANEIYERYDGTMESMRELCREYRISYTQVYRLYHYAAEERTQKLFEF is encoded by the coding sequence ATGAGTTTCGAATCAGAATACAGCTTAGTCGCAGAAATGATTGACCTTTGTTCCGGATCAGTACTTGACAGATCGATTGCAGTAGAGGCTATACGACTATTGTGTAAATGGTATGGAGGTCAGCTTTTGTCCATGCCAAAATCACCTGAAGCCGAAACGGCAAAGGAAATTCGCGGAGTCTTGGCGGATGCAATAGGAGATAGCGATGCTGATAAAATCATGGAATCATTGACGACATTTTTTGGAGGATCACAGCTGTACATCCCGATGGAGGCAAGGGCCTTTCGGGACGATATTGCCAATGAAATATATGAACGCTATGATGGGACCATGGAATCTATGCGTGAACTCTGTCGGGAGTATAGAATATCCTACACGCAAGTGTATCGGCTCTACCATTATGCTGCCGAAGAACGCACTCAAAAGTTGTTTGAATTTTAA
- a CDS encoding DUF3164 family protein, producing MEYMEDAQGRQVPIDLVSEIDKLRDQTVKEIASRALKMRDVLQQFKQHIRDDIFTFISLSAEKYGKIYGGKKGNITLMSYDGKYKLVIAMNDEIVFDERLQIARELIAACINKWSTGSRDEIKVLVNDAFQVDKSGKINTARVLGLRRLQINDPDWEEAMRAITDSIQVTGSKQYLRIYERNSQGKYTQVPLDVAAL from the coding sequence ATGGAATATATGGAAGATGCCCAGGGAAGGCAGGTCCCTATAGACTTGGTATCGGAAATCGACAAGTTACGGGACCAAACGGTAAAAGAAATTGCATCACGGGCTTTAAAAATGCGTGATGTCTTACAGCAATTCAAACAGCACATACGTGATGATATTTTTACCTTCATTTCCTTGAGCGCTGAGAAATATGGGAAAATATATGGAGGGAAAAAAGGTAATATTACCCTGATGAGCTATGACGGAAAATACAAGCTCGTCATTGCCATGAATGATGAAATTGTGTTTGATGAGCGGCTACAGATTGCCAGAGAACTGATTGCTGCCTGCATTAATAAATGGAGTACAGGGTCCCGTGATGAGATCAAGGTCCTGGTCAATGATGCTTTTCAGGTAGATAAATCCGGAAAAATCAACACGGCTCGAGTCCTTGGTTTGCGTCGTTTACAGATAAATGATCCAGACTGGGAAGAAGCTATGCGGGCAATAACTGATAGCATCCAGGTTACAGGCAGCAAGCAATACTTAAGGATCTATGAGCGTAATAGTCAGGGCAAATATACACAGGTGCCACTTGACGTGGCGGCTCTGTAG
- a CDS encoding phage tail sheath subtilisin-like domain-containing protein, giving the protein MSIEFTQIPDELLVPGQYQEIDNSLAGSTGEEKKVLVIGIKGSGGTAEANKVVAISGDAKARNLLEEGYPAAVMAMNFMDLNKTEKLYALPLNEAAAGTAAVKSYTFTASPIKDGTFVRYVNGIKVSMAVSSGDTLDDLAAAFVASINSVRDMELEAEINAENTAQVLLVALAKGENGNLMTVEAGLYGESDPAGIAAGLATVTVGSGNPDITAALAAMGETKYHYIITDLADAANIVLFSAELKSRYSGPRQCDGRMFLALSGEDGDDNTTGSMIAQASSINSPHIVLVPRGNNFQTPAVWAARFAAPLIRRLADDPAANTYDTEIDGLVSIAQRNANAREALLSAGIATYRVDSTGTVLVERAVTSYNADSDGNRNTSYLDVQITETISRVRAEINAEARTRYKKWKLAATNENFGSGAKVMTADIWKAFLVEMYQQVFIQEKQWCQDLASYKDSIIVEIDSDSKTRLNYQHKPTLIGQFYIGAGLTQFD; this is encoded by the coding sequence ATGTCTATTGAATTTACCCAGATTCCTGATGAGTTGCTGGTCCCGGGCCAGTATCAGGAGATCGATAATTCGCTGGCTGGTTCCACCGGTGAGGAAAAGAAAGTGCTGGTTATTGGTATAAAAGGCTCAGGAGGAACCGCTGAAGCAAATAAGGTTGTCGCTATTTCCGGTGATGCAAAAGCCCGCAACCTTTTGGAAGAAGGTTACCCTGCTGCCGTGATGGCTATGAACTTCATGGACCTGAACAAAACGGAGAAATTGTATGCTCTTCCTCTAAATGAGGCGGCCGCAGGTACGGCGGCAGTAAAGTCATATACGTTTACTGCATCTCCGATAAAGGACGGAACCTTTGTTCGGTATGTTAATGGGATAAAGGTTTCCATGGCTGTATCATCTGGGGATACTCTTGACGACCTTGCAGCAGCTTTTGTGGCATCTATTAATTCCGTCCGCGACATGGAACTGGAAGCGGAGATTAATGCGGAGAATACGGCGCAAGTATTGCTGGTAGCTCTGGCCAAGGGGGAAAACGGTAATTTGATGACGGTGGAGGCTGGATTATATGGGGAATCCGATCCAGCCGGTATTGCTGCAGGGTTGGCAACTGTCACTGTCGGATCTGGAAACCCTGATATTACCGCCGCCTTGGCGGCCATGGGAGAGACGAAGTACCATTACATTATTACCGATCTTGCGGATGCGGCTAATATCGTACTTTTTTCCGCCGAACTGAAAAGCCGTTACAGCGGCCCACGCCAATGCGACGGCAGGATGTTCCTTGCTCTATCTGGCGAAGACGGTGATGACAATACCACCGGCAGCATGATTGCCCAGGCATCCAGCATCAATAGCCCCCATATTGTCTTGGTTCCTAGGGGCAACAATTTCCAGACACCGGCAGTTTGGGCCGCTCGGTTTGCGGCTCCGCTGATCAGAAGGCTTGCTGATGATCCTGCGGCCAATACATATGACACGGAAATCGATGGTCTTGTTTCCATAGCACAACGGAATGCCAACGCCCGGGAAGCCCTCTTGAGTGCAGGTATTGCTACCTATCGTGTTGATTCCACTGGGACAGTTTTGGTTGAACGAGCTGTTACCAGTTATAACGCGGATTCAGATGGTAACCGTAATACCAGCTATCTTGATGTCCAAATAACGGAAACGATCTCACGGGTCAGAGCTGAAATCAATGCAGAAGCACGGACCAGATATAAGAAATGGAAACTCGCAGCAACAAACGAGAACTTTGGTTCCGGTGCCAAGGTGATGACTGCTGATATCTGGAAAGCATTCTTGGTCGAAATGTACCAGCAGGTTTTCATCCAGGAAAAACAATGGTGTCAGGACCTGGCGAGCTACAAGGACAGCATCATTGTCGAAATTGATTCTGACAGTAAAACACGGCTGAATTATCAGCACAAACCAACCCTAATCGGTCAGTTCTATATTGGGGCTGGTCTAACTCAGTTCGATTAA
- a CDS encoding regulatory protein GemA, with translation MSAVEQQSKRSRLIQLIHIGKSEMGVPEKEYRSSLYRITGKQSCTEMSLNDLERVLSAMKQSGFTIRPKKNQSGMASESARTYIRDLWQEVARIKTEKALCSFTMRLTGISSPDFLDRYSAQKVILALRKMCRDVGIDPNKVKRRYS, from the coding sequence ATGTCGGCGGTAGAACAACAAAGCAAGCGATCACGGCTTATTCAACTTATTCATATTGGCAAGTCAGAAATGGGGGTGCCAGAGAAGGAATACCGAAGCTCTTTATACAGAATTACCGGAAAACAATCGTGCACCGAAATGTCTTTGAATGACTTGGAACGGGTCTTATCAGCAATGAAACAAAGCGGCTTTACGATCCGCCCTAAAAAGAACCAATCAGGTATGGCGTCAGAATCGGCTCGTACCTATATCCGTGATTTATGGCAAGAGGTTGCCAGAATTAAAACAGAAAAGGCTCTTTGCTCGTTTACTATGCGGCTGACAGGGATTAGTTCTCCAGATTTTTTGGATCGATATTCCGCTCAAAAGGTGATCTTGGCATTGCGAAAGATGTGCCGGGATGTTGGTATTGATCCTAATAAAGTAAAAAGGAGATATTCATGA
- a CDS encoding phage protease has translation MKHGSLFFALNIEQGKAPQRIQLLPAGNEIKGRDGRRWTNPNPEAVVTASNADLPRLVIDVNHATDYKAPKGEEAPAMGWFFSLSVNALGETWADVEWNSWGRSSVEGLLYRYISPVFEYDENGQITKIIRAALTNVPNLRLEALNSEMPPTGREEKSMKEILAALGLAETATEQDAVQTISVLKTANNAQANGNATAQGVDLTKYAPRADLNQMEQRALNAEKRLKDIEDFQQKEKATAAVDKAIADRKISPASKKEYLALCSTQSGLDSFTRIMEKTPAIISKAPQVPDDTPPEGETALNAEEVSVSKSAGYSPEEWKKIKEAAK, from the coding sequence ATGAAGCACGGCAGTCTTTTTTTTGCACTAAACATTGAACAAGGCAAAGCTCCCCAGCGTATCCAGCTCTTACCTGCCGGTAATGAGATAAAAGGCAGAGATGGACGGCGGTGGACCAATCCAAATCCAGAAGCTGTCGTTACCGCATCAAATGCAGATCTGCCACGTCTGGTAATCGATGTTAACCATGCTACAGATTATAAAGCGCCAAAAGGAGAAGAAGCCCCGGCCATGGGGTGGTTTTTCAGCCTATCAGTCAATGCATTAGGAGAAACCTGGGCTGACGTTGAATGGAATTCATGGGGCCGCAGTTCAGTTGAAGGTCTTCTTTATCGCTATATCTCTCCTGTTTTTGAGTATGACGAAAACGGTCAGATTACAAAAATAATACGTGCAGCTCTTACCAATGTACCCAATTTGCGTCTTGAGGCGCTTAATTCCGAAATGCCGCCAACCGGGCGGGAGGAGAAAAGTATGAAAGAAATTCTTGCCGCACTTGGCCTCGCTGAGACGGCAACGGAACAGGATGCTGTGCAGACGATCTCTGTCTTAAAGACAGCCAACAATGCACAGGCAAACGGCAACGCGACAGCTCAAGGAGTTGATCTTACCAAGTATGCTCCGCGGGCAGACCTCAACCAGATGGAACAGCGAGCACTCAATGCTGAAAAGCGGTTGAAGGATATTGAGGATTTTCAGCAAAAAGAAAAAGCCACGGCAGCCGTAGACAAGGCTATTGCCGACAGAAAGATATCCCCGGCAAGTAAAAAGGAATATCTTGCCCTGTGTTCCACTCAATCTGGCCTTGATTCCTTTACCAGGATTATGGAAAAAACTCCGGCAATTATCTCCAAAGCCCCGCAGGTGCCTGATGACACCCCACCTGAAGGGGAAACAGCGCTAAATGCCGAAGAGGTATCTGTCTCAAAGTCGGCAGGTTACTCGCCAGAGGAGTGGAAGAAAATCAAGGAGGCTGCTAAATGA
- a CDS encoding ExeA family protein, producing the protein MFGLFRDPFVDDITSAEDVYLTDTAAFATEYLYQTAKVGGMVALIGESGSGKTTIRRLAIDRMQADGQKVRIITPRIIDKGRLNASLICDAVIADCSTERPRRSLEAKARQIEKILTNSSRAGWSHVLMIEEAHDLTISTLKYLKRFWELEDGFKKLLSIILIGQVEMKGKLDESKNWEARELIRRMEILELTPLGGGDEVRKYLDVKFRRLGKERSTIISDDACEALAAKLRRQTRNKITYSVAYPLLVNNWSRKAMNLAAEMGVRLVDADVVNSL; encoded by the coding sequence ATGTTTGGATTGTTCCGAGATCCGTTTGTTGACGATATCACATCGGCTGAAGATGTATACCTGACAGATACAGCAGCATTTGCAACTGAATACCTCTACCAGACGGCAAAGGTCGGCGGTATGGTGGCCCTAATCGGCGAATCAGGAAGTGGGAAAACAACAATACGTCGTCTGGCAATCGACCGTATGCAGGCGGACGGGCAGAAAGTCCGTATCATCACCCCAAGAATTATTGACAAGGGGCGGCTGAATGCAAGTCTGATTTGTGATGCGGTTATTGCTGACTGCTCAACGGAACGCCCAAGGCGCAGCCTTGAAGCAAAGGCACGACAGATCGAAAAGATACTTACCAATTCCTCGCGTGCCGGCTGGAGCCATGTGCTTATGATTGAAGAGGCACATGACCTGACCATTAGCACGCTGAAATACCTGAAACGGTTCTGGGAACTTGAAGATGGATTTAAAAAGCTCCTGTCCATTATCCTGATCGGCCAGGTGGAAATGAAAGGAAAGCTGGATGAGTCAAAAAACTGGGAGGCTCGGGAATTGATACGCCGTATGGAGATTCTTGAGCTTACGCCGCTTGGCGGAGGAGATGAAGTCAGGAAGTACCTGGATGTGAAATTTAGAAGACTTGGAAAAGAGCGATCTACCATTATCAGTGACGATGCCTGTGAAGCTCTTGCCGCAAAGCTCAGGCGCCAGACAAGAAACAAAATCACCTACTCTGTAGCATACCCCTTGCTTGTCAATAACTGGAGCCGCAAGGCAATGAACCTGGCCGCTGAAATGGGTGTACGGTTAGTTGATGCCGATGTGGTGAACAGTCTGTAA
- a CDS encoding DDE-type integrase/transposase/recombinase encodes MYSEWIDELCHADTASQRSNLVKEFARLHGLSLPTAYRTLEAAGWDSGRKKRRDAGSSAINQDTVSLIAAMLKSGVRKNGKKTMHANVARTILQQNGYDIPVSDSTIRRALRKAKLDIASMSQAAPYQRQRTEYPNQVHECDPSLALIYFTPGQQHLLRDDEVYKNKPFLEGREKLKCWRYVLTDHYSSSICVRYYATAGESAAVLWDFLLYAWAPKPDPIYAFHGLPDLLIWDPGSANKSRAITQALKSLKVDTKPHLPGNPRAKGQVEKANDIVETQFESRLRLEEVHSLDELNDAAERWCTAWNADMIDGQDCRLTRMNRKIGSRLSIWQRIKEKQLRELPDPEICRLLLTTGVETRKVAGGMSMSYAHPSKKYSQQYSLQSCPGLIIGQDVNVQPVLVGGGSSLLISYKSKGEILTFEVDPIETDEVGFDLSAPVIGKEYKRLPETEIEQHAKILDEIAPEKQGFVAHSFIKPRTDIAPKRKIGVQVPVGMADVVTSQDIYLSPIETAKRIKARLGYVPEGFVPAIKRDYPDGVPASLIDDIAHDYEEGGEDTALSV; translated from the coding sequence ATGTATAGCGAATGGATTGATGAATTGTGCCATGCCGATACTGCGAGCCAGAGATCAAACCTTGTTAAAGAGTTCGCCCGCCTCCATGGCCTGAGCCTGCCCACTGCTTACCGAACGTTGGAGGCAGCAGGATGGGATTCTGGGCGGAAAAAACGCCGGGATGCCGGAAGCTCTGCCATAAACCAGGATACCGTCTCGTTGATTGCAGCCATGCTAAAAAGCGGTGTAAGGAAGAATGGGAAGAAAACAATGCATGCCAATGTTGCACGCACTATTCTACAGCAGAATGGCTATGATATCCCTGTGAGTGATTCGACTATTCGCCGTGCATTGCGTAAAGCGAAACTGGATATAGCATCAATGAGTCAGGCCGCTCCCTATCAGCGTCAAAGAACAGAGTATCCAAACCAGGTGCACGAATGTGATCCGTCTCTGGCATTGATCTATTTTACTCCCGGTCAGCAACATCTCCTGCGCGATGATGAAGTGTACAAAAATAAACCCTTTTTGGAGGGGCGGGAAAAATTAAAGTGCTGGCGGTATGTGCTGACAGACCATTATTCCAGTTCTATCTGCGTCCGGTATTACGCCACTGCTGGCGAGAGTGCTGCAGTCTTGTGGGATTTCCTTTTGTACGCCTGGGCGCCAAAGCCTGATCCCATCTATGCCTTCCATGGGTTACCAGACCTTTTGATATGGGACCCAGGAAGTGCAAACAAAAGCAGGGCCATTACACAGGCATTGAAAAGTCTGAAGGTTGATACAAAGCCGCACCTTCCGGGGAATCCACGGGCAAAAGGCCAGGTCGAAAAGGCAAACGATATTGTTGAAACACAGTTCGAAAGTCGGCTACGCCTGGAAGAAGTCCATAGTCTGGATGAATTGAACGATGCAGCAGAACGATGGTGCACGGCATGGAATGCAGACATGATAGATGGCCAGGATTGCCGCCTGACCAGAATGAATAGGAAGATAGGCTCACGATTATCTATCTGGCAGAGGATCAAAGAAAAGCAACTGAGGGAGTTACCTGATCCTGAAATTTGCCGACTTTTGTTAACCACAGGAGTGGAGACGCGCAAGGTCGCTGGTGGTATGAGCATGAGCTATGCCCATCCATCAAAGAAATATAGCCAACAATATAGCTTGCAATCCTGTCCAGGTCTTATCATCGGGCAGGACGTAAATGTACAGCCAGTACTGGTTGGCGGTGGTAGCAGCCTGCTTATCTCTTACAAAAGCAAAGGGGAGATATTGACCTTTGAAGTCGACCCCATCGAGACCGATGAGGTTGGCTTCGACTTATCTGCTCCGGTGATAGGCAAGGAATACAAGCGTTTACCGGAAACGGAAATTGAACAGCACGCAAAAATCCTGGATGAGATCGCACCGGAAAAACAAGGGTTTGTCGCACACAGTTTTATCAAACCGCGGACAGACATTGCACCAAAAAGAAAAATTGGCGTACAGGTGCCTGTGGGTATGGCTGATGTTGTAACATCCCAGGACATTTACCTTTCCCCCATTGAGACAGCAAAACGGATCAAGGCCCGCCTGGGCTATGTACCCGAAGGTTTCGTCCCAGCAATAAAGCGGGATTACCCTGATGGGGTACCTGCATCATTGATCGACGATATCGCTCATGACTATGAAGAAGGTGGGGAGGATACTGCCCTCTCCGTCTAA
- a CDS encoding phage protein Gp36 family protein — translation MIPILSVEELGSRIPPDSLPFSSDGETLAEARIDLALREATGIIVTHLPWLLDEETGEVTLPLPAQFADTLYGICVDLALYRLHDTVSSSEDEREHYKSNLKLLETIDREHQGGLAGPDYQDASIVEPSEEENIPDTRYWKKGELI, via the coding sequence GTGATCCCCATACTGAGCGTGGAAGAGCTTGGAAGTCGCATTCCTCCCGATTCCCTTCCGTTTTCCAGTGACGGAGAAACACTGGCAGAAGCGAGGATCGATCTGGCCTTACGTGAGGCTACCGGTATTATTGTGACCCACCTCCCCTGGCTCCTTGACGAGGAGACTGGAGAAGTTACATTGCCGCTTCCCGCCCAGTTTGCTGACACCCTATATGGGATCTGTGTCGATTTGGCTCTGTACCGTCTCCATGATACCGTATCATCAAGCGAGGATGAACGGGAACACTATAAAAGCAATCTGAAGCTTTTGGAAACTATTGACCGAGAACATCAAGGCGGCCTTGCTGGCCCTGATTATCAGGATGCCAGTATTGTCGAGCCATCGGAGGAAGAGAACATCCCCGATACTCGCTATTGGAAAAAAGGAGAGCTCATCTGA